The Terriglobales bacterium genomic interval TTTTGCCGACGGCCGCCGACTAATGACTAACGACTGGCCTCTTCTAACTCCTTTGTTCTCATATATGCGCCGTCTAACTCCTTTGCTTTCATATACAGATTCTCCATATATGAAAACAAAGGAGTTAGAAGAGGCCAGTCGTTAGTCATTAGTCGGCGGCCGTCGGCAAAAGCTCTCCTCCCTCAAGAGTCGGCGTCGACTACAGGGATTCTTCCCCTTCCGCTTCAAAACCCAAGTACAGAGGTTCTTCGGCTACGCCTCAGCACTCAAAATGACAAAAACCAAAACCATCTACATTTTCAGGATAGCAATTGAGGTGGGGGTACCATGTCACGGTCTTGAAATTTATTTTGCGAGTGTTTTCAAGACTTTGCAGTGAACGAGGGCGTTAGACTCCCTTGACAACAAATTTCCGGAAATGGGAATTGGGGGCGTTTGCGGTACGACGGGCACCGACAGGAATGTCGGTGCCACATTTCTCGGAGCGCGCAATTATTGCAGCTTGGTGACTTCTCCGGTTTCGAGAGAGTAGTAGGCCGGAATAATGGTGAGTTTGCCTTCGTCGACGGCTTTCTTCAGCACTTCGCTCTCGGAGAGAACATGTTTCGCCACGGTTTGGACGTGGTCGCGAATTGCGAGGTCGAGGGTTTCGGGCCGATTGGGGTCCATCTTCGAGCAGGAGGAAGCGATCGGCTTGAGGACGGCGCCGAGATTGGCTGATTCGGATTTGGCTCCGGAACAGGCGGCAGTTACGGCGCCGCAGCTCTGGTGTCCGAGGACAACGATGACGGAGGAACCGAGATGCTCGACGGCGTACTCGAGGCTGCCGATGGAGATGGGATCCTCGTCTTCTCCGGCGGAGCGAACGACGAAGAGGTCTCCGAGTCCGGCGTCGAAGATGAACTCAGGGGGAACGCGGCTGTCGGAGCAACTGAGAATGGCAACCCGCGGATGCTGGGTTTTCACGAGCGCCTTGCGATCGGCGATGACGTTGCGTGGTTCAGCTTTTCCGGCAACGAATCTCTGGTTACCGGCGGCAAGACTTTTCCAGACGTGGTCGGCGGAAACAGGAGCCGGTACGGCATGCTGAGCGACGGCGGAAACAGCCGTCAGGAGCGGGAGCGCGATCAACAAACACGCATGCAGGTGGCGGGACATAATCCTCCAGGAAGAATGGCAATGTATAAGCGACTCCGATGATGCTAGGGGAACGACGAGTGACGAGGATGTGAGGAGTGTCACCGATGTGGGGTGGAGAGGATATGCGCGCTTAACGCGGACAGACTGGAATGCGGGGGACCCGATATCTAGTCGGGGAGGCCGATACGGCGAAGCATATCTGCGAATCGCGGGTCGGAGCGGAGGTTATCCAACGTGGGGTCCACTTTCAGAAAGAGGACATTCCGAGCGTGGTCGCGTGCCGCCGACTCCAGAAATTCGAAGGCCTTGTCGATCTCGCCGGCCTGGGCGTATTCCATAGCGATGCTGGCCTTCCGCGCACTCCCGAAGGTGTTCGTTGATTCGAGCATGCGTGCGATCGCCTTGAGGGTTTCGGAAGGGCCTTTCTTCGGATAATTGTCGTCGATTGCCTGAACGCCAAGAGTGTTTCCGGAAAGAACCCAGGACCTACGGATATCTGCGAACGCCTCGTCAAAGCGCCGGAGCTTCAGATAAACAAAACCGCGGTGCAGGTAGGCCGGATGGTAGCCAGTGTCGAGCGTCATCATTTGAGTGAACTGAGCGATGGCATCGTCGTAGCGGCGATTGAAATACAGCATGCGACCGTAGTTGATGTTAATAAGCAATGACAAGGGATCGAGGCGAAGGGCCTGCCGCATTTCCGCCAGTCCTTCGTCGAGGTGACCTCGGGCGGCGAGAAAGTAAGCGTACTGGCTGCGATTGATGGCCGAGCTGGGATCCAACTGAAGGGCGCGGCGATATTCTTTTTCGGCTGCGTCCCAGTTCCAGTCAGAGACGAGGTAAACGGTCGCGAGGGCACAGTGGGCTTCGGCGAGGGACTCGTCGAGGCTCAGGGCTTTGCGCGCAATCGCACGCGCGTCGATCGGTTGTGATGCCGCTGTTGGATTGAGCGTTACAGAAAACGCGAGGCCTGCGTACGCCGGGGCAAAGTTGGGATCCTTCTGAATTGCGACCTGGTACGCCGCAATGCCGCGCTGGAAATTGGATCGATTCGTGAAATACAGTGCCTGCAAATAGGCCTCGTGGGCCTCGGGGTTTACCTTAGGTAAGGCGGCCGTTCGCGCTTTCTGGTCGGCAGAGAGCTTGATTTGGATCTGGCCGGCAATGTCGTGAGCCACTTCGGCCTGCAAGGTCAGAATGTCTCGCATGTCGCGATCGTAGCTTTCGGTCCAGATTGGACGGTCAATACGGGCCTGAACAAGGCGCGTGCGTATTCGGACTTGATCGCCATCGCGCAAGACCGAGCCTTCCACAATTCCATCGACGTCAAGTTCCTTTGCGATTTGCGGCAGGGTTTTCTTCGTGTCCTTCAGACGCATTGCCGAGGTCATGGAAATGACTCGAAGCGGTTCGAGGCGCGACAGCTCAGAGATGAGGGCTTCGGTCATGCCGTCAGCGAAGTAGTCCTGCTGGGAGTCGTGCGAGAGATTCTGGAGTGGCAGGACCGCTATGGAACGGATGTGCGGCGGAAACGCCCGGTACCAGAGGTCTCGTCCTTTAAGGAGCGCAAGGGCGGAGAGGAGGAGAGCGAGCGCAGCGGCAACGATCCAGCGGGTGCGAAGCCGTGTTTTCTTTTCGACGGGAGAGGCGACTTCCTTAAGTTCTCCGATGAAGCGATAGCCGTGGCGCGGGAGTGTCTCGATAAAGCGGGGCGTGTCAGCTTCATCCCGGAGCGCCTGGCGAAGGCGCTTTACCGCAGTGTTGAGGCTGCGTTCGTAGTCGACGTAGATTTCGGTGGGCCATAGGCGGTGGCGGAGGTCTTCTCGGGTGACGACATCGCCGGGGTGTTCGAGAAGCGTGACGAGAACCTGGAATGGCTGGTCCTGGAGACGGGTCTTCTGGCCGTTGTTGCGCAGCTCGGCGGTCTTGAGATCAAGTTCGAATTCCGCAAACCGAACAGAAGGTCCGTTCAGGGGCATTGAGGCCACTCCGAAGGTTCTTAGTTTGCCCTCTGAGCGCAGATTCTAAGTCCATTCCTCGTGGATGTACTTGAGAATCAAGGACTTTGGAAGCCGTGATTCCCATTTTGGGTTTAAGGCCGTCACATACATTTCACACGCTTGACACATGTAAGTGTCTTGTCGGGACACATCGATCGCGAGAGGGTGAGCTCGTCAAGCGCAGAGATTCGATCCTGCGTGAAAGGAGCTGAGCCATGAAAAGAGTGATCGCAGTGATGGTGTTAATGGTGCTGCTGGCGGCAGCGGCTGTCGCACAACAGAACTATCGGTTCGTGCGCGCGGATATCCCGTTCAATTTCCAGGTAAATGGGCACACAATGCCGGCCGGGAAATATGACTTCTGTTGGAACCGGAGCTTTGTGGCCGCGGTGAAGCTGGTAAGTACGACAAATGCGGACCAACCGATCCGGTATGCGCAAGTTAGTGCGGTAGAAAACGAGGCTAAGGATGGGACGGCCAAGGTGATCTTCCGCCAGACTGGTGCGACGTATGTGCTGCGGGCGATCAAACAACCGGGAGAAGGAAGGGTCAATCTATCGATGCCGAAGGACCAGATGAAGTATCAACTGGCGCGGGACGTAGAGATCGAGGCGCAGGCTGGAAAGTAATAAGGGGCCTGATGTGGAATCCCACATCTGCCAAAGAGGCAGATGTGGGGCACCGCTCATTTTGCGACTACTTCTGCGAAGGTGACGAGGTCGCGGGCGGACTGGAGCGCGTAATTGAGGACGCGGTCCGGAAGCACGCCGAGATAGATGGTCGCGACGACGCAGGTAACGAGAGCGACAGCGAGTCCGGCGGGCATCTTGATGGCCGGAGTTTCTTCGCTCGGTTCCCGCATGTACATGACGACGATCACGCGCAGGTAGTAGTAGGCGGCGATGGCGCTGTTGATGACACCGATGATGACGAGCCCGGTGAGGTTCGACTGCATCGCTGCATGGAAGACGTAGAACTTGGCGAGAAAGCCTCCGGTGACCGGGATGCCAATCAGCGAAAGCAGGAAGATGGTGAGGATGGCGGCGAGGCCGGGGGCACGACGGCCGAGTCCGGCATAGTCGTCGATGGTGACGTATTTCTCTCCGACGCTAGCGAAGTGACTGATGACGGCGAAGGCGCCGACGTTCATCGCGGCATAGGCGGCGGTGTAGAAGATGGCGGCGGAGATGCCGACGTCTTTCGCAGCGGCGAAGGCGACGAGCAGGTATCCGGCGTGCGCGATGGAGGAGTAGGCCAACATGCGCTTGACGTTGTTCTGCACGAGCGCGCCGATGTTGCCGATGGACATGGAGAGCACAGCCGAAACCCAGACCAGCCAGAACCAGCCCGGAGCGGCAGTCGCGAACAGGACGCGAAGCAACACGGCGAAAGCAGCGGCCTTCGGCCCGGTGGACATGAGCGCGACGACCGGTGCGGGCGCGCCTTCGTAGACGTCAGGCGTCCAGACGTGGAAGGGCGCGGAAGCGATCTTGAAGGCGAGTCCGACGAACATCATGGCGACGCCGGCATAGGCGAGCGGGGAAGCGCCGCCCTGAAGCACCTTGGCGATGGCGTAGACGCTGGTGGACCCGGTGGCACCGAAGATGAGTGCGATTCCGTAGAGAAAGAAGGCGGTGGCGAACGATCCGAGCAGGAAGTACTTCACCGACGACTCGATGGAGATGGCGACACGGCGACGGAATCCGGCAAGGATGTAAGTGGCGATCGACGAGATCTCGAGCGCGATGAAAATGAGGACGAGTTCAACGGCGGCGGACATAAGCATCTGTCCGACGGCGGCGAGCAGGATGAGTCCGTAGTATTCGCCGTACTTGATGCCCTGGACCTTGAGGTACTCGAACGAGGCAAGTATGACGACCGCGGTAATAATGCCGATCACGACGTGGAAGAAGACGGAGAAGGTGTCCACGCGGATCATGCCGAAGAAGCCGTAGCCCATGTGGCCAGCCTGGTAGATGCTGGCGCCGATGGAAAGAAGCGCGCCGATAAGCGCGACGATGCCGAGCTGCTTACGGTCACTATTCTGATCGACGAAGGCTTCGGCGACCATGACAACGGTGCCGAAGACGACGAGGATCAGCTCGGGCAGGAGCCGGATGTAGTCGGCGGCAAAAAGTTGGGGAATCATCGTCCCATCACCTGTGCTGTGAACTGCGTTGCGTAGTTGAGGATGGCCTGCGAAGCGGGATCGATGGCGCGCGTCCAAATGACCGGAACGACGCCCATGATCAGGGCCGCGGCGGCAAACGGAAGCAGGATGGCGCGTTCGCGTCCGTTGAGGTCTACGAGCTGGCGGTTCACGTCGTGTTTAATCTCACCGAAAAAGACCCGTTGATAGAGCCAGAGCATGTAACAGGCGCTCCAGATCACGCCGGTGGCGGCAACGATGCCCCACACGGCTTTGGCCTGGTAAGCGCCCGCGAGTACGAGAAATTCACCGACGAAGCCATTGAGCAGCGGGAGGCCGATGGAAGCCAGCGTCACGATAAGGAAGAACGTGGCGTAGACCGGCATCGGGGTGGCGATGCCACCGTAGTCCTTGATCTCGTAGGTGTGGCGGCGTTCGAAGATCATGCCGCAGAGAGTGAACAGCGCTCCGGTGGAAACGCCATGCGCGAGCATTACGAAGGTGGCGCCGGTAAGGCCCATCTGCGTGAAGCTGAAGATGCCGAGTACGACGAAGCCAAGGTGGCTCACGGAGGAGTAGGCCACCAGCTTCTTCATGTTCGGCTGAACCATGGCGACGAGCGCGCCGTAGACGATGCCGATGATGGCGAGGATGATGATCCACCAGGCGTTACGGTGGGACTCGGCGGGGAAGAGGCCCAGGTTGAAGCGGAGCAGACCGTAGGTGCCCATCTTCAGCAGAACACCGGCGAGGATGACGGATCCGGCGGTGGGCGCTTCGACGTGCGCGTCAGGCAGCCACGTGTGGAACGGGAACAGCGGCACCTTCACGGCGAAGGCGACAAAGAAGCCGAGGAAGAGCCACTTGCCCGCGCCGGAGAGATCCGTGTTTAG includes:
- a CDS encoding winged helix-turn-helix domain-containing protein — protein: MPLNGPSVRFAEFELDLKTAELRNNGQKTRLQDQPFQVLVTLLEHPGDVVTREDLRHRLWPTEIYVDYERSLNTAVKRLRQALRDEADTPRFIETLPRHGYRFIGELKEVASPVEKKTRLRTRWIVAAALALLLSALALLKGRDLWYRAFPPHIRSIAVLPLQNLSHDSQQDYFADGMTEALISELSRLEPLRVISMTSAMRLKDTKKTLPQIAKELDVDGIVEGSVLRDGDQVRIRTRLVQARIDRPIWTESYDRDMRDILTLQAEVAHDIAGQIQIKLSADQKARTAALPKVNPEAHEAYLQALYFTNRSNFQRGIAAYQVAIQKDPNFAPAYAGLAFSVTLNPTAASQPIDARAIARKALSLDESLAEAHCALATVYLVSDWNWDAAEKEYRRALQLDPSSAINRSQYAYFLAARGHLDEGLAEMRQALRLDPLSLLININYGRMLYFNRRYDDAIAQFTQMMTLDTGYHPAYLHRGFVYLKLRRFDEAFADIRRSWVLSGNTLGVQAIDDNYPKKGPSETLKAIARMLESTNTFGSARKASIAMEYAQAGEIDKAFEFLESAARDHARNVLFLKVDPTLDNLRSDPRFADMLRRIGLPD
- a CDS encoding NADH-quinone oxidoreductase subunit N, with product MIPQLFAADYIRLLPELILVVFGTVVMVAEAFVDQNSDRKQLGIVALIGALLSIGASIYQAGHMGYGFFGMIRVDTFSVFFHVVIGIITAVVILASFEYLKVQGIKYGEYYGLILLAAVGQMLMSAAVELVLIFIALEISSIATYILAGFRRRVAISIESSVKYFLLGSFATAFFLYGIALIFGATGSTSVYAIAKVLQGGASPLAYAGVAMMFVGLAFKIASAPFHVWTPDVYEGAPAPVVALMSTGPKAAAFAVLLRVLFATAAPGWFWLVWVSAVLSMSIGNIGALVQNNVKRMLAYSSIAHAGYLLVAFAAAKDVGISAAIFYTAAYAAMNVGAFAVISHFASVGEKYVTIDDYAGLGRRAPGLAAILTIFLLSLIGIPVTGGFLAKFYVFHAAMQSNLTGLVIIGVINSAIAAYYYLRVIVVMYMREPSEETPAIKMPAGLAVALVTCVVATIYLGVLPDRVLNYALQSARDLVTFAEVVAK
- a CDS encoding carbonic anhydrase, yielding MSRHLHACLLIALPLLTAVSAVAQHAVPAPVSADHVWKSLAAGNQRFVAGKAEPRNVIADRKALVKTQHPRVAILSCSDSRVPPEFIFDAGLGDLFVVRSAGEDEDPISIGSLEYAVEHLGSSVIVVLGHQSCGAVTAACSGAKSESANLGAVLKPIASSCSKMDPNRPETLDLAIRDHVQTVAKHVLSESEVLKKAVDEGKLTIIPAYYSLETGEVTKLQ
- a CDS encoding NADH-quinone oxidoreductase subunit M, which translates into the protein MNTHVLDPFILSLVTFVPMGSALLLMFFPRRERDIRLFTFFVAVLTFILSLHLPVHFIPGQQGFQFEVNAQWITSPNIHYHMGVDGVSMWLVVLTTFLLPLCVLMSWHSVHERVKEFHILLLMLTSAIIGVFVSLDLFLFYFFWEASLIPMALLIGVFGHERRVYAAVKFFLYTMIASVFMLAAILWLYAKTGSFDFPVIQQALLNTDLSGAGKWLFLGFFVAFAVKVPLFPFHTWLPDAHVEAPTAGSVILAGVLLKMGTYGLLRFNLGLFPAESHRNAWWIIILAIIGIVYGALVAMVQPNMKKLVAYSSVSHLGFVVLGIFSFTQMGLTGATFVMLAHGVSTGALFTLCGMIFERRHTYEIKDYGGIATPMPVYATFFLIVTLASIGLPLLNGFVGEFLVLAGAYQAKAVWGIVAATGVIWSACYMLWLYQRVFFGEIKHDVNRQLVDLNGRERAILLPFAAAALIMGVVPVIWTRAIDPASQAILNYATQFTAQVMGR